The following coding sequences are from one Paenibacillus sp. JDR-2 window:
- a CDS encoding sugar transferase, with amino-acid sequence MAPTPQQNDLDAVFDAATIYTAYERRPLRVYIMVKRGFDLIAASLGLILLSPLFFLVALLIKLESPKGSVFFYQTRVGRNEQTFRMYKFRSMVANAEEMLDSLLSQNEIKGAMFKMKEDPRITKVGRFIRKTSIDELPQLWNVIRGDMSLVGPRPALPREVNEYTSYDKLRLKVLPGCTGLWQVSGRNELSFKEMVELDLKYIEERGFLLDLKLMLLTVRVMFGSKNAY; translated from the coding sequence ATGGCTCCGACTCCTCAGCAAAATGATCTCGATGCAGTCTTTGATGCAGCAACCATATATACGGCCTACGAGCGTCGGCCTCTTCGTGTCTACATAATGGTCAAACGCGGATTTGACCTCATTGCCGCCAGCTTGGGGTTAATTCTGCTTTCCCCGCTTTTTTTTCTTGTCGCTTTATTAATTAAGCTTGAGAGTCCTAAAGGATCGGTCTTTTTCTATCAGACACGGGTTGGCCGCAACGAACAGACGTTCAGGATGTATAAATTCCGCTCCATGGTAGCTAATGCCGAGGAAATGCTTGATAGTCTGCTTAGCCAGAACGAAATTAAAGGCGCCATGTTCAAGATGAAGGAAGACCCCCGGATTACAAAGGTTGGCAGGTTCATCCGCAAAACAAGCATTGACGAGCTTCCTCAACTGTGGAACGTCATCCGCGGAGACATGTCGCTGGTAGGTCCGCGTCCTGCCTTGCCGCGTGAAGTAAACGAGTACACAAGCTACGATAAACTTCGCCTCAAAGTATTGCCTGGGTGCACGGGATTATGGCAGGTCAGCGGGCGCAATGAGCTCAGCTTTAAGGAAATGGTCGAGCTTGACCTGAAATATATTGAGGAGCGGGGATTCCTGCTTGATCTAAAGCTGATGCTGCTTACGGTAAGGGTCATGTTCGGTTCCAAGAACGCTTACTAG
- a CDS encoding sugar phosphate nucleotidyltransferase: MKLVLLSGGSGKRLWPLSNDARSKQFLKVLEDEQHQLVSMVQRVWGQITERGLGDSSFIATGKSQIEMMHNQIGRHVPLIIEPERRDTFAAIALTAAYLYSEKETGLDEVIAILPVDPYVEGRFFDEVKQLEAVLNDSGANLALIGVKPTYPSSKYGYIVPSASGKQDEAGYRQVNRFEEKPSEERAARLIEEYDALWNCGVFAFKLGFLIGLLEQKGLPLHYKELVRQYHTLPKVSFDYEVVERTEHIVVRPYEGYWKDLGTWNTLTEEMGNRLIGKGMISEDSVNTHLINEIDIPVSILGLSNVVVAVSPDGILVADKSASPRVKDFINYNQGPMFEERSWGWARILDDQRYDDGRLVVTKRVGILQGRNISYQLHINREEVWTIVKGEGEFIQNGNYMRVKAGNVLHIPMKTLHSIRAMSELEIIIVQSGNGDEDSRIVELYNTWEEVEEHCTNM, from the coding sequence ATGAAGCTTGTCCTGTTATCGGGCGGATCGGGAAAAAGGCTTTGGCCGCTTTCCAATGACGCCCGCTCCAAGCAGTTTCTGAAGGTGCTCGAGGATGAACAGCATCAGCTAGTGTCGATGGTACAGCGGGTATGGGGCCAAATTACGGAGCGGGGTCTAGGGGATAGCAGCTTTATTGCTACCGGCAAATCCCAGATAGAAATGATGCATAATCAGATCGGCCGCCATGTGCCCCTGATTATCGAGCCGGAACGCAGGGATACGTTTGCGGCAATTGCCTTAACGGCTGCTTATCTCTATTCGGAGAAAGAAACCGGACTGGACGAAGTGATTGCGATTCTTCCGGTTGATCCATACGTGGAAGGCCGTTTTTTTGATGAGGTCAAGCAGCTTGAGGCTGTTTTGAACGACTCGGGAGCTAATCTCGCCTTGATTGGCGTCAAACCAACCTATCCTTCCTCCAAATACGGTTATATCGTGCCCTCTGCATCCGGCAAACAGGATGAAGCCGGTTACCGTCAGGTGAACCGGTTCGAAGAGAAGCCGTCGGAAGAACGAGCGGCTAGATTGATTGAGGAATATGACGCGCTCTGGAATTGCGGCGTATTTGCGTTCAAGCTTGGCTTTCTGATCGGGCTGCTGGAACAAAAGGGTTTGCCTCTTCATTATAAGGAGCTTGTCCGGCAATATCATACCCTGCCGAAGGTCAGCTTCGACTATGAAGTGGTTGAGCGGACTGAGCATATCGTTGTCCGTCCGTATGAAGGGTATTGGAAGGATCTTGGAACCTGGAATACATTAACGGAAGAAATGGGCAACCGTCTCATCGGCAAAGGGATGATCAGCGAGGATAGCGTAAACACTCATCTGATTAACGAGATTGATATCCCCGTCTCCATTCTTGGTTTATCCAATGTGGTAGTGGCTGTAAGTCCGGACGGCATTCTCGTGGCGGACAAAAGCGCGAGCCCGCGGGTAAAGGACTTCATTAATTATAATCAAGGGCCGATGTTCGAGGAGCGGAGCTGGGGCTGGGCGCGGATTCTGGATGATCAGCGTTACGATGACGGCCGATTGGTCGTGACGAAGCGGGTAGGAATTCTGCAGGGCCGCAACATCAGCTATCAACTGCATATTAACCGGGAAGAGGTATGGACCATCGTAAAGGGCGAAGGCGAGTTCATCCAGAACGGTAATTATATGCGGGTGAAGGCGGGCAATGTACTTCATATTCCGATGAAGACGCTGCATAGCATTCGGGCGATGTCCGAGCTTGAGATTATCATAGTGCAATCCGGCAACGGGGATGAAGACAGCCGAATTGTCGAGCTGTACAATACCTGGGAAGAAGTCGAAGAGCATTGTACGAATATGTAG
- a CDS encoding glycosyl hydrolase family 28-related protein, whose translation MATGKTSNMGMNSWGTSETVKPSELNANFTALDNELGARGLNIRWKGADASGAAGSYNALLAAVNDTATTAIFVPPGVYLIEKSITIPANKRLEFARGARLKPAKGITITVNGTIAASLYDWIFDITAGGTIAGTPKVGDIYPTWFGAAGDGVTDDTAAFQAAMAICNKKYRIFIPVGKYRIRQTITNNSRGMYGAATFLDDGQSGSLLLWDPIDTKTDLLPCIRIENAGIDANFEDFGIYGTVAYGTANLATWVNKSLFDQSLYTMFAAGTAAIEVAGGARPIFRCVATRQVKVGLLLNSTDGHVTSYDCSWNGLIGMYCMRNSEDYFIQGGMVSGAFCGLMIGVREHAGHYGGMAVTFQRVHMGYSPYGIYQVIDSNSMPDVVNGIYGTFESVRFEYVGEAAMKLLPASLSIGLSISGFGMSWSTLNSSATEFALPDALKARNTKQSYGAYFGTVANCDFKDTEGTVMLSGAPGQLGTAYIEYLGDDVILTGLQPEYCVIEERYIDTSLQYSTPLLVGQSIRAKANNPLGHGNLIQNPELLKNWTTTGAALSIVTNLGTLPVPFSAEMKTYVDKGISAVLKITPNGNSPYVAIPFNPIPLAVDTNRYISFEYYVLSPQARCRSRLEFGSSMTLYDFTFDVTVNQWTKITCNEQYAPNSNAYSASFFDLSPSAPTYIAAVMVAYDYNAAYSPYNHAYAKAAIESGDAFILTDKTTGARGRIELVNGKLQVTMLS comes from the coding sequence ATGGCGACAGGCAAAACAAGCAACATGGGCATGAACAGCTGGGGAACATCCGAAACGGTCAAACCATCCGAATTGAACGCAAATTTTACTGCACTCGACAACGAGCTTGGTGCGCGGGGGTTAAACATTCGCTGGAAGGGGGCTGATGCCAGCGGTGCTGCCGGCAGCTATAATGCTCTCCTCGCGGCTGTTAATGACACGGCAACAACAGCGATTTTTGTTCCGCCAGGCGTATATCTGATCGAGAAGAGCATTACGATACCCGCTAACAAAAGGCTGGAGTTCGCACGCGGCGCGCGGCTGAAGCCGGCTAAAGGGATTACGATTACTGTAAACGGAACCATTGCAGCCAGTCTCTATGATTGGATCTTCGACATTACGGCGGGAGGAACCATTGCGGGAACGCCAAAGGTAGGCGATATCTATCCAACGTGGTTCGGCGCGGCAGGCGACGGGGTTACGGACGACACGGCGGCATTCCAGGCAGCGATGGCGATCTGCAACAAGAAGTACAGGATCTTTATTCCGGTGGGTAAATACCGGATTCGGCAAACGATAACGAATAACTCCCGCGGAATGTACGGGGCGGCTACTTTTCTGGATGACGGCCAATCCGGCTCGCTGCTGCTCTGGGATCCGATTGATACAAAGACCGATTTGCTTCCTTGTATCCGTATTGAGAACGCGGGAATAGACGCGAATTTTGAGGACTTTGGCATCTATGGCACGGTAGCGTACGGCACAGCGAATCTAGCGACTTGGGTAAACAAAAGCTTGTTCGACCAAAGCCTGTATACGATGTTTGCGGCGGGAACGGCAGCGATCGAGGTGGCAGGCGGAGCAAGACCCATTTTCCGCTGTGTTGCAACCCGCCAGGTAAAGGTCGGCCTGCTGCTCAACAGTACCGACGGCCATGTGACATCTTATGACTGCTCCTGGAATGGACTCATCGGCATGTATTGCATGCGGAACAGCGAAGATTATTTCATTCAGGGCGGCATGGTGTCGGGGGCATTCTGCGGCCTGATGATTGGCGTCAGAGAGCATGCGGGGCATTATGGAGGAATGGCGGTTACGTTCCAGCGTGTTCACATGGGTTATTCGCCTTATGGCATTTATCAGGTGATCGACTCGAATTCTATGCCGGATGTGGTAAACGGGATTTACGGCACCTTCGAATCGGTGCGGTTCGAATATGTCGGCGAAGCTGCGATGAAGCTGCTCCCAGCCTCTTTATCGATAGGACTTTCGATTTCAGGCTTTGGGATGTCCTGGTCGACTCTTAATTCGTCGGCTACGGAATTTGCCTTGCCGGACGCACTGAAGGCGCGAAATACGAAGCAAAGTTATGGGGCCTACTTCGGCACTGTGGCAAACTGCGATTTTAAAGATACTGAAGGAACGGTTATGCTGTCGGGTGCGCCTGGTCAGCTTGGTACGGCGTATATCGAATATTTGGGCGATGATGTCATTCTGACAGGGCTGCAGCCGGAATATTGCGTTATTGAAGAGCGCTATATCGATACGTCGCTTCAATACTCCACTCCGCTGCTTGTCGGGCAATCGATCCGCGCCAAAGCCAATAATCCGCTTGGGCATGGAAACCTCATCCAGAATCCAGAACTGCTGAAGAACTGGACGACAACGGGTGCGGCGCTATCCATCGTAACCAACTTAGGCACGCTTCCCGTACCTTTCTCCGCAGAGATGAAAACTTACGTGGACAAGGGCATTTCTGCGGTTTTGAAAATTACGCCAAACGGCAACAGTCCGTATGTCGCCATACCGTTTAATCCGATTCCGCTTGCCGTTGATACAAATCGTTACATTTCTTTTGAATATTATGTTCTTTCTCCACAGGCGCGCTGCCGCAGCCGGTTGGAATTTGGCAGCTCGATGACGCTATACGATTTCACCTTCGACGTGACGGTTAATCAATGGACGAAGATCACCTGCAATGAACAATATGCGCCTAACTCCAATGCCTATTCTGCCTCGTTCTTTGATCTTTCCCCAAGCGCGCCGACTTATATCGCGGCCGTCATGGTCGCATATGATTACAACGCAGCGTACTCTCCATACAATCATGCCTACGCGAAAGCTGCCATAGAGAGCGGAGATGCCTTTATCCTGACCGACAAAACGACGGGGGCAAGAGGCCGTATCGAGCTTGTAAACGGGAAATTGCAAGTGACAATGTTGTCTTAA
- a CDS encoding YveK family protein, with translation MEIKQYFRIVLKKWWLILILVLLASVISGIKSSFYTTPIYEATAKLIVNQSSGAYQQGYPDVGLLQSNLMLMDSYKEIISSAAILDKVVEKNPSLSDSSYEMSKILQVYSYENSQVLNLTYQATSYESAAETVNAISLVFKEEIPKIMNVDNITILNEAKVKDTRPHNPVNINLVTSILVAFVLSLLASVALVLILHFLDDTLKSEEELKEVLGIPLLAAMGKMKKEDLRGRRGEQVLIRKEAGGDNVYASINQ, from the coding sequence GTGGAGATTAAACAATACTTTAGAATTGTGCTAAAAAAGTGGTGGCTTATCCTAATACTCGTTCTGCTTGCAAGTGTGATTTCGGGGATAAAAAGCTCCTTTTATACGACACCGATCTATGAAGCCACGGCTAAACTGATCGTCAATCAATCCTCAGGTGCGTATCAGCAAGGATATCCCGATGTCGGACTGCTTCAGAGCAACCTGATGCTAATGGATTCCTACAAAGAGATTATCAGCTCCGCTGCCATACTCGATAAAGTAGTGGAGAAAAACCCTAGCCTCTCAGACTCCTCATACGAAATGTCCAAAATTTTGCAAGTCTACTCTTACGAGAACTCCCAGGTGCTTAACCTGACGTATCAAGCCACTTCTTATGAAAGCGCGGCTGAGACCGTTAATGCGATCTCGCTCGTGTTCAAGGAAGAAATTCCGAAAATTATGAATGTCGACAACATTACGATTCTTAATGAAGCAAAAGTGAAGGATACCCGTCCTCATAATCCGGTCAATATCAATCTCGTAACAAGCATTCTGGTTGCTTTTGTGCTGTCCCTGCTTGCTTCCGTTGCATTGGTCTTAATTCTTCACTTCCTGGACGACACCTTGAAGAGCGAAGAAGAATTGAAAGAAGTGCTCGGCATTCCGCTCCTTGCAGCAATGGGCAAGATGAAAAAGGAAGATTTACGCGGACGGCGCGGAGAGCAAGTCTTAATTCGTAAGGAAGCAGGTGGTGACAATGTCTATGCGTCGATCAACCAGTGA
- a CDS encoding CpsD/CapB family tyrosine-protein kinase, with protein MSMRRSTSDNRLVVLLNPSSPVAEAYRTLRTNIQYSSVDAPIQLLMAASAQSGEGKSTVISNLAVAYALEGKRVLLIDTDLRKPTIHRIFSQTNRQGLTNLLTSQSTLQEVIKDGGIDNLEIITSGPTPPNPAELLGSHRMKVILEELRARYDLILFDTPPVLPVTDSLIMSSYCDGVLLVIHAGKVKKAYVRKAKERLDFVQSRIIGAVFNQMKRQDIAFVKYYGTSK; from the coding sequence ATGTCTATGCGTCGATCAACCAGTGACAACCGTTTAGTTGTCCTGCTTAACCCAAGCTCGCCGGTAGCAGAGGCGTACCGGACGCTAAGAACCAATATTCAATACTCTTCTGTAGATGCGCCGATTCAACTGTTAATGGCCGCCTCAGCCCAATCGGGTGAAGGCAAATCAACCGTGATTTCAAATTTGGCAGTAGCCTACGCTTTGGAAGGAAAGCGCGTACTGCTCATTGATACCGATCTTCGCAAGCCAACGATCCACCGAATCTTTTCTCAGACGAACAGGCAGGGCCTTACCAATCTGTTGACCTCTCAAAGCACTCTGCAAGAAGTCATCAAGGATGGCGGAATTGATAATTTGGAAATCATCACTTCCGGACCTACCCCTCCTAATCCCGCGGAACTGCTGGGATCACACCGGATGAAGGTCATTCTTGAAGAGCTCAGGGCACGATATGATCTGATTCTGTTCGATACCCCTCCTGTCCTTCCCGTCACGGACAGTCTGATTATGAGCTCTTATTGTGACGGCGTTCTTCTTGTTATTCATGCGGGGAAAGTGAAGAAGGCGTATGTCCGCAAAGCGAAGGAAAGGCTGGATTTTGTACAGTCACGAATTATAGGAGCGGTATTTAACCAAATGAAACGGCAAGATATCGCTTTTGTGAAATATTACGGAACTTCGAAGTAA
- a CDS encoding glycosyltransferase family 2 protein: protein MKISVVIPSYKRVSSLKSGLEGLFNQQRLPDEIIVVARDSDQETIEFLSGHPSELLRQAIVHKPGAVAALNEGFGQASGDIIVMTDDDTVAYPDWLERIEKHYGMDPRLGALGGKDWVYHSGKLEYGQSEDVGKLYWFGRMSGNHHIGIGKAREVDILKGANMSFRKEAIRSIGFDDRLKGSGAQVHLEIGICLHVKQGGWRVLYDPSVCVNHYPAERFDEDKRNAFNETACINMAHNETYIILKHSGTFRRAFYLLYSMLVGSSPSPGLLQMIRMVPREGISAFRKLRTTYTGRWDGWKTWKMWSNS, encoded by the coding sequence ATGAAGATCAGTGTCGTCATCCCGTCCTATAAGCGTGTAAGCAGCTTGAAAAGTGGCTTGGAAGGATTGTTCAACCAGCAGAGGCTGCCGGATGAAATCATTGTTGTCGCAAGAGATTCGGATCAGGAAACGATCGAATTCCTCTCCGGACATCCTTCCGAGCTGCTGAGGCAGGCCATTGTACATAAGCCGGGAGCGGTGGCAGCATTAAATGAGGGCTTCGGGCAAGCCTCCGGCGACATCATTGTCATGACGGATGACGATACGGTTGCTTATCCTGACTGGCTGGAACGAATCGAAAAGCATTATGGCATGGATCCCCGGCTGGGGGCTCTTGGAGGAAAGGACTGGGTCTATCATTCCGGCAAGCTGGAATATGGTCAGTCGGAGGATGTCGGAAAGTTGTATTGGTTTGGTAGGATGTCCGGCAATCATCATATTGGAATCGGGAAGGCCAGAGAAGTTGATATTCTGAAAGGGGCCAATATGAGCTTCCGCAAGGAAGCTATCCGTTCCATCGGATTTGACGACCGGCTCAAAGGCAGCGGCGCTCAGGTTCATTTGGAAATCGGCATATGTCTGCACGTGAAACAGGGAGGATGGCGCGTCCTTTATGACCCGAGCGTATGCGTTAACCATTACCCAGCTGAAAGATTTGATGAGGACAAGCGGAACGCCTTTAACGAAACCGCATGTATCAATATGGCACATAATGAAACCTACATCATCCTGAAGCATTCGGGCACATTCCGACGAGCATTCTATCTTCTCTACAGTATGCTCGTCGGCAGCAGCCCTTCACCCGGGTTGCTGCAAATGATTCGAATGGTTCCGCGTGAAGGCATTTCCGCCTTTCGGAAATTGCGCACGACATACACGGGCAGATGGGATGGTTGGAAAACGTGGAAAATGTGGTCAAACTCTTAG
- a CDS encoding O-antigen ligase family protein: MENVVKLLDSTRIILLKGISIIAVLLMVLIIGYLAAMHDYFAGLWQLSIVMALTLIGWFIQQVKPVLYLPYLIAVWSIYPELRRLLDWSFGAYSETPILSTAPLFVSLVMLIPIVKNFRKLSKTVLRIETIALSVLLYGFLIGIIQFGGIAASFDLINYATPLLIIAYVNISPFQSHTRDLLLKGFSYIAVLVALYGIYQYFLIPPWDKFWMIHSEMLSIGKPEPLKVRVFSTLNSPGPAGVFFGFALAVMTMNKKWRALGLIGMVIVAFGFLLTLVRSSWIALAAMILVYFLQAKSTHKFKLIAILVVLFLCYQFILPGLPGAETITNRFDTFGNLNKDVSYNDRLAFSTFILDSISVNPMGNGLGSTGLSAKLNENAMQVFDNGFLNIFYTFGLPGGLTFLGFLIYLSILALKRDKKSSQYYHLAFASMAGAAVLLMSNNFLPGSGGACLWFLVSMIFLRGEKENHENLLRHP; this comes from the coding sequence GTGGAAAATGTGGTCAAACTCTTAGATAGTACCCGGATCATCTTGCTCAAGGGCATTAGTATTATCGCCGTTTTGCTTATGGTGCTGATCATTGGCTACCTAGCCGCCATGCATGATTATTTTGCTGGCTTGTGGCAGCTTTCGATTGTTATGGCCCTCACGTTGATTGGATGGTTCATCCAGCAGGTTAAGCCAGTCCTATACCTGCCCTATTTAATTGCGGTTTGGTCGATCTATCCAGAACTGAGGCGTCTGCTCGATTGGAGCTTTGGAGCTTACAGCGAGACACCGATCTTATCTACCGCCCCTTTGTTTGTAAGCCTCGTTATGCTGATCCCAATTGTCAAAAACTTCAGGAAGCTGTCAAAAACGGTACTCCGGATCGAAACGATCGCTCTCTCTGTACTTCTGTACGGATTTTTGATAGGCATCATTCAATTCGGCGGAATTGCCGCCAGCTTCGATCTAATCAACTATGCCACTCCGCTCCTCATTATTGCTTACGTTAATATTAGTCCGTTCCAAAGCCATACCAGGGACTTGCTGCTCAAAGGCTTTTCTTATATTGCCGTCCTTGTGGCTCTGTACGGCATCTATCAATATTTCCTTATCCCGCCTTGGGATAAGTTCTGGATGATTCATTCGGAGATGCTGTCGATCGGAAAGCCGGAGCCGCTTAAGGTAAGAGTGTTTTCGACGCTTAACTCTCCAGGCCCGGCAGGCGTGTTTTTCGGATTTGCCCTTGCGGTTATGACCATGAACAAAAAATGGCGTGCATTAGGCCTAATCGGAATGGTTATTGTCGCTTTCGGGTTTCTGCTGACGCTTGTTCGGAGCAGTTGGATCGCGCTTGCGGCGATGATTCTGGTCTATTTCCTGCAAGCCAAGTCTACCCATAAATTCAAGCTGATCGCTATCCTTGTCGTGCTGTTCTTATGTTATCAATTTATTTTGCCGGGATTACCCGGCGCGGAGACCATTACGAATCGATTTGATACTTTTGGCAATCTGAATAAAGATGTCTCCTATAACGACCGTCTTGCATTCTCGACATTCATTCTGGATTCGATATCGGTTAATCCGATGGGCAACGGCCTGGGCAGTACGGGCCTTAGCGCAAAGCTGAATGAAAATGCGATGCAGGTGTTTGATAACGGCTTTCTGAACATCTTTTATACATTTGGTTTGCCGGGAGGACTGACATTTCTCGGTTTCCTGATCTATCTTTCCATTCTCGCCTTAAAAAGAGATAAAAAGTCCAGTCAATATTACCATCTCGCATTTGCTTCGATGGCGGGTGCCGCAGTACTGCTTATGAGCAACAATTTCCTGCCGGGAAGCGGCGGGGCATGCTTATGGTTTCTTGTATCTATGATTTTCTTGCGGGGGGAGAAGGAGAATCATGAAAATCTGCTTCGTCACCCATAA
- a CDS encoding glycosyltransferase family 4 protein, whose product MKICFVTHKVRKGDGQGRVNYEVILEAIRQGHEVMIIASELSEDLAVHPRVEWKKVSAGRLPTELLRNQLFAVRTTFELLLRKRQLDLIVVNGFVTYARSDINCIHFVHSAWLASRYHPYRERKSLSTLYQWIYTGLNRYLEQNAMKRTSVVVAVSERVRQELIQDAGVDGERIAVIWNGVDLQEFYPERATRSELQLDDDKLYALFAGDIKSSRKNLDTVLKALSNVQDVRLLVVGDTKGSPYPKMAAELGIAGRVQFLGYRTNMADWMSAADMFVYPSRYEPFALVLLEAMAAGTPVIASRICGASELFADEFAIGIDDPDDTEALTEAIRHLAADRERLRRMGTDARSAALQHSWSGMAVQYVRLLEEAAVRKSVPLVEP is encoded by the coding sequence ATGAAAATCTGCTTCGTCACCCATAAGGTGAGAAAAGGCGATGGACAAGGCAGGGTGAATTACGAGGTTATTCTTGAAGCTATTAGACAGGGACACGAAGTTATGATTATCGCATCCGAGCTGTCGGAGGACCTCGCTGTGCATCCGCGGGTGGAATGGAAAAAGGTGTCCGCAGGCCGGTTGCCAACCGAGCTGCTTCGCAATCAGTTGTTTGCTGTCCGCACGACCTTCGAACTGTTATTGAGAAAGAGGCAGCTCGATCTCATCGTAGTGAATGGCTTTGTGACTTACGCAAGATCGGATATCAATTGCATTCATTTTGTTCATAGCGCATGGCTGGCATCACGCTATCATCCTTACCGGGAACGCAAAAGCCTCTCTACTTTGTATCAATGGATTTATACGGGTCTGAACCGCTATTTGGAGCAAAATGCAATGAAGCGTACCTCCGTTGTTGTTGCCGTGTCGGAGCGGGTCCGGCAAGAACTGATTCAGGATGCGGGTGTTGACGGGGAACGGATTGCGGTTATATGGAACGGCGTTGATCTGCAGGAATTCTATCCGGAGCGGGCAACACGCTCAGAGCTTCAGCTTGACGATGATAAGCTCTATGCCCTGTTCGCCGGCGATATAAAGTCATCGCGCAAAAATCTGGATACCGTCCTGAAGGCTCTAAGCAATGTTCAGGATGTCCGCCTGCTTGTCGTTGGTGATACGAAAGGAAGTCCGTATCCGAAAATGGCTGCCGAACTTGGAATAGCGGGCAGGGTACAATTCCTGGGCTACCGGACCAATATGGCCGATTGGATGTCGGCCGCGGATATGTTTGTTTATCCTTCCCGTTACGAGCCTTTTGCGCTTGTCCTGCTCGAGGCAATGGCAGCCGGCACTCCGGTCATTGCAAGCCGGATCTGCGGGGCATCCGAACTATTTGCTGATGAATTTGCAATAGGCATCGATGATCCGGATGATACGGAAGCCTTGACGGAAGCTATTCGGCACTTAGCGGCTGACCGGGAGCGGTTGAGGCGGATGGGCACTGATGCCAGGAGTGCGGCTCTTCAGCATTCCTGGTCGGGAATGGCCGTGCAATATGTGCGTTTGCTGGAGGAAGCAGCCGTCCGCAAGTCTGTACCTCTTGTAGAACCGTGA
- a CDS encoding oligosaccharide flippase family protein gives MALLNILKRKDSFGYMAQIFASNVFILVLNMLTGIIVARYLGPEGRGEQAAMIMWPQLLSYIVTLGLPSSIVYYMKQKGSKQGSLYVASLWMCFTLGIFSMIGGLFFLPEWMKGYSPGKVEFACWALILIPFSLLGVINNAVLQAREEYQLFNRIRYLPNIITLVLLGFMVISGHVNSFYSSVAYLAPTLPITLWTMIRLLRIYSIKQKDIIDSSKQLVQYGIRSYGTDLAGTLSFYIDQVLVVGLLSPASLGIYLVALSLAKMLDVIQSSVVSVLFPQASGLQREEAIRLTLKVYRISTVITLVFVAVVILLAPYALLILYGHSYEGAIPVFRVLVLSTAVASATWTLAQGYMATDKPGRATLLKVLSLFMNALFINIFTPHMGIIGAAYSLLLSAFINFLLILFLYSYEMKLKWSSFFYDKEDWIWMKEMLRNKGRRHKESSEAISG, from the coding sequence ATGGCCCTATTAAATATACTGAAACGGAAAGATAGCTTCGGCTATATGGCGCAAATTTTCGCTTCCAATGTGTTTATTCTCGTTCTTAATATGCTGACGGGTATTATTGTTGCCAGATACCTAGGGCCGGAAGGACGCGGGGAGCAGGCTGCCATGATCATGTGGCCGCAGCTATTGTCCTATATTGTAACGCTTGGACTCCCTTCTTCGATCGTATATTACATGAAGCAAAAGGGCAGCAAACAGGGCTCTCTATACGTCGCCTCTCTGTGGATGTGCTTCACTCTTGGTATTTTCTCGATGATAGGCGGACTATTCTTCCTTCCCGAATGGATGAAAGGTTATTCCCCGGGAAAAGTCGAGTTTGCATGCTGGGCGTTAATTCTGATTCCGTTTAGTCTTCTTGGCGTTATTAACAATGCTGTGTTACAGGCGAGAGAAGAATACCAGCTGTTCAACCGGATTCGTTATCTGCCTAATATTATTACGCTTGTCCTGCTTGGCTTCATGGTTATCTCCGGACATGTCAATTCATTTTATTCTTCGGTTGCTTATCTTGCTCCAACACTGCCGATAACGCTGTGGACAATGATCAGGCTTCTCCGTATCTATTCGATTAAGCAGAAGGATATTATCGATTCTTCCAAACAGCTTGTCCAATACGGGATCCGCTCTTACGGAACCGACCTGGCAGGCACTTTATCTTTTTATATCGATCAGGTGCTGGTTGTAGGTCTGCTTTCCCCGGCTAGTCTAGGGATTTACCTCGTAGCACTCAGTCTGGCGAAAATGCTGGATGTTATCCAATCCTCGGTCGTATCCGTCTTGTTCCCGCAGGCGTCGGGACTGCAACGGGAGGAAGCGATCAGGCTCACGCTTAAAGTGTACCGAATCAGTACGGTGATTACGCTCGTTTTTGTTGCTGTAGTTATTCTTCTTGCCCCTTACGCCTTGCTTATCCTCTATGGCCACTCCTATGAGGGGGCAATCCCGGTGTTTCGGGTGCTTGTCTTAAGCACGGCTGTCGCAAGTGCGACATGGACGCTTGCGCAGGGCTATATGGCAACGGATAAGCCAGGGAGGGCGACACTCCTGAAGGTGCTGTCACTATTTATGAATGCTCTGTTCATTAACATCTTTACTCCTCACATGGGCATTATTGGAGCGGCTTATTCGTTGCTGTTGTCCGCATTCATTAACTTCTTGCTTATCTTGTTCCTGTATTCCTATGAGATGAAGCTGAAGTGGTCCTCTTTCTTCTATGACAAGGAAGACTGGATATGGATGAAAGAGATGCTGAGGAACAAGGGCAGGAGACATAAGGAAAGCAGCGAGGCGATTAGCGGATAA